In the genome of Luteitalea pratensis, the window GCTGGCCGATGGCGTGCGCAACTACATGACCAAGTTCGTCGACGACAAATGGATGCGCGACAACGGGTTCTTCCAGACCCGCACGATCGACGCGCGCGTCGGCGACATCTGCAGCACCGAGGCCTCGTCGCGGCCGCCCCTGGTACTGGCCGAGGACACGCAGACATTGGAGCAGGTGGTGCAGGTGATGCGCACGCGCGGCATCTCGCAGTTGCCGGTGACCTCGGGGGGCGTGCTCGTCGGCATGGTGTCGGAGGCCGACGTGATGGCGTTCTTCGGATCCGGTGAAGGGACCGCGCAGGCGCTCGTGTCGAAGGTGATGAACCGCTACGTGCCCGTCGTCGGCGCGCAGACGCCGATCTCCACCCTCGAGGAAACGCTCCGGAAGAGTTCGGCGGTCGTCGTGGTCGATGAGGCTCGGCACCCGATCTCGATCCTGACGCGGATCGACCTGCTGCATTTCCTGCTCGAGCGCGAGCACGCCCCCGCGTGACGCATTCGCGGTCGTACATGCTGGCGCGGCGCATGACGGCACCACCACGCCAGACACGAGCTGGCGGCACGAATTCGCGATCGGGCTCGCCTGGCGGTTCGGTGGCGCGCAGGCCGGCTAGGATAACGCGACGTCGCCAGCCAGTGTCTCCGAATCCATAGCCATTGACATACAGATTCGGACCACTGTACCGTTGACGCATGGCCCCCGCGCACGCCCGCCCCCGCTACCCGCGCACCGCGGTCCCGGCTGTCGGGCTCCCCGACCTGAGCACGCGGGAGACACGTGAGCGCCTGAGCCCGGCGGCGCTGCGCGGTTTCTTCTCGATCATGGACCGCTGGCAGGTGCGTGACGACATCGCACGGCAACTGCTCGGCGGCATCTCCAATGGCACGTTCTACGAGATGAAACGGGATGCATCGCGCGTGTGCTCGGCCGACGAACTGACCCGCGTCTCGTACCTGATCGGCATCTTCAAGGCGCTCAACGTCCTCAATGGAGAGGCGCTGGCCGACGCGTGGATGCAGTTGCCGAACATCAATCGCCTGTTTGGCGGCGGCACGCCGCTCGAGTACGTGACGCGAGGCGGCATCCCGGCAATGGACCAGGTCCGGCGCCTGCTGGACGCACGACGTGGTGTCTGAAGATGCGGTGCTGCCGCGCACACACGAGGTGCGTGTGCGCGACGCGCATCGCCTGGTGCCTTCCCGTTACAGTGACGAGAGCGTCCTCACCAGGCTGACGGCCGACGTTGCCGACCTCCAGGCGCTGTTCGAACTGGATGGCGCCACCAACGCCCGGCTGGTTGCGGAAACACGCGGAGTCGCGGGTATCGGACCCGACGAACTCCTGGCCGGTGTCCCCTATGCCCACATCGTGAATGCCGCCTTCTGCCATCCGCTACCGGAAGGGGGCCGATTCAACGGCCCGGAGCGCGGCGCGTGGTATGCCGGGCTGGCGGTCGAGACGTCTCACGCGGAAGTGGCATTCCACAAGCAGGTGCAACTCGAGGAGATCGGCTGGAACGCACGCGAGGTGGTCACCTACGATGACTACCTCGCCGACGTGTCCGCCGACGTGCACGACGTGCGGCGCGATCGACGCTTCCGCGGATGCCTGGCGCCCGACTCGTACGTGGCCAGTCAGGCGCTTGCCGAACGCCTCCTCCTTGCGGGCTCGCTCGGCATCGTCTATCCGAGCGTGCGACACGCCGGCGGGACCTGCCTCGCCTGCTTCAGGCCGGCGATCGTCACCCATGTCCGGCGTGACGCCACATGGCGCTTCACCTGGGAGGACGGCGCGCTCCAGGACGTCGCGCGTGAGCGGCGACGCACCCGTCGCTGACACGACGCCGCGCGTCACGGCACCGCGCGTCACGACACCGCGCGTCGACCTGAAGGTCGACGCCTACAAGTTGGTCGTTACGTCGACAGGTAGGTCGACGCCTACGGGTTGGTCGGTCGTAGCCGTCGACCTTCAGGTCGACGGTCACCGGGTCAGAGCTTCGGCAGCGTGACGCCAACCTGCTTGAGGTACTTGCCCTTCTTGTCGGCGTACGAGACTTCGCAGGGCTCGTCACCCTGGAAGAACAGGACCTGCGCGATCCCCTCGTTGGCGTAGATGCGGGCCGGCAAGGGCGTGGTATTGCTGATTTCCAGCGTCACGTAGCCCTCCCATTCCGGTTCGAAGGGCGTCACGTTGACGATGATGCCGCAGCGGGCGTAGGTGGACTTGCCCAGGCACACCGTCAGGATGTCACGGGGGATGCGGAAGTACTCGATGGTGCGCGCGAGCGCAAACGAGTTGGGCGGGACGATGCAGACATCGGTCCTGATGTCCACGAAGCTGCGGGGATCGAAGTTCTTGGGATCGATCACCGTGTTGTTGATGTTGGTGAAGATCTTGAACTCGTCGGCCACACGGATGTCGTAGCCGTACGACGACAGTCCGTAGGAGACCACGCCCTCACGCACCTGCCGGTCCTCGAACGGCTCGATCATGCCGTGCTCGAGGGCCATGCGACGAATCCACTTGTCGGCTTTGATGGACATAGGCAAATGGTAGGGCCCGCTCTCCGAGCGGGCCGTCAGCGAGGCCGTTGAGAGGGCCGGCTGGGACAGCCGGCCCTACCAACAGCGCGTCATCTTCGAAACAGCGACAGGATGAGCGTCAGCAGCACGCTGACGACGATGCAGGTGACGATCGGGAAGTAGAACGTGCCCCGGCCGCGGGAAACGACGATGTCGCCGGGGAGCCGCCCGAGCGGCAGCCCCAGCAGCATCAGCGCGCCGATGGCTGCGACGATCAGGCCGACAACGACGAGCGTGCGTGCCATCGCCGCGGGTTCGCGCCTACAGTTCGAGGCCGCGGAAGAAGTAGCCGAGTTCGAAGGCCGCCGTCTCCGGGGCATCGGACCCATGCGTCGCGTTGTTGTCGATCGACGCGCCGAACTCCTTGCGCATGGTGCCGGGCTCGGCGTTGGCCGGGTTGGTCGCGCCCATCAGCGTGCGCCACGTCTTGATGGCATCGGGCGCTTCCAGGCACAGGAGGACACACGGTCCCGACGACATGAAATCGGTCAGGCCGCCGAAGAACGGCCTCGCGCTGTGGACCGCGTAGAAGCCCTCGGCCTCGCGCTTGGACAGGTGCTGCAACCGCATGGCGACGATGCGAAAGCCCTCCTGCTCGATGCGGGCAAGGATGCGGCCGATGACGCCGTTCTTCACGGCGTCGGGTTTGATAATCGCGAATGTACGTTCCATAGATGGGTCGGGACTCGGGATTCGGGATTCGGGACTGTGGATTTCGGGATTGGCGAATCGGGAATCGGGGATGCGGCTAGGAGTGCGGGCAACCCGGTGAGTTGCCCTGCCTGCGTTCGACGTTGTCGGCGTTCAGCGTTCGACGTTCGGCGTTTCCCTAACGGTGCTTCTCCATGATCTCGTCGAGCACCGCCTTGCCGGGGCGCGTCCGCGCCTGTGGCAGCAGGGCCAGGGGTTCGTCCACGAGGTTGAGCAGCGAGAGGAAGTCGGTCGCGTCGGGCTGCAGGTAGATCATGCCGGTCGCGAACTCGCCGCGGCGCACGGTCTCGTGCAGCGTACGAATCGCTTCCAGCTTGTCGGTCGTGTTGTACGAGGAGTCGAGCTTGCGCAGCACCAGCGTCGACCCGTCGTGCATCTTGACCGGCGTGGCACTCCCCTCTTCGTATTCGACCGAGATGTCCTCGAAGAACGGCACGAAGCTGATCTCGTTGACCGGCTCGTCGTGGTCCTTGGCGTAGGCGTAGCTCTTGGTCGATCCCTCGTGATCGTTGAACGTCACGCACGGCGAGATGACGTCGATCATGCACGTGCCCTTGTGGCTGATCGCCGCCTTGAGAATCGACAGCAACTGCTTCTTGTCGCCCGAGAACGACCGGGCCACGAACGTCGCGCCGAGCTCGATCGCGAGGGCGCAGATGTCGATCGGCGGCAGGTCGTTGACGACGCCGTTCTTGAGCGTGCTGCCGACGTCGGCCAGCGGCGAGAACTGGCCCTTGGTCAAGCCGTAGCAGCCGTTGTCCTCGACGATGTAGATCAGCGGCAGGTTGCGCCGCATCAGGTGCACGAACTGGCCGACGCCGATCGCGCCCGTATCGCCATCACCGCTGACGCCGATGCCGAGCATCGTCTTGTTGGCCATCAGCGCGCCGGTGGCAACCGACGGCATGCGACCGTGCACTGAATTGAACCCGTGGGCGGTGCCCAGGAAGTACGCAGGGCTCTTGCTGGAGCAGCCGATGCCCGAGAGCTTCAGCACGCGCGTCGGTTCCACGCCCATCTCGTAGAAGGCGTCGATGATCCGCTCGCTGATCGCGTTGTGCCCGCACCCGGCACAGAGCGTCGTCTTCGCGCCGCGATACGTCGCGGGCTCGAGGTTGATGCGATTGACCTTCTTCGGCGGTGTCGGAACGGCTGGCGTGGACACGGCTACACGGCCTCCTCTGCCCCGACGATCGCGTCTTCTGGCGATGTCTCGGGCGGCATGGCCATGCGCGCTTCGTGCGCGCGGATTTCCTGGGTGACCGAACGGGCGTCGATCGGCAGCCCGTTGTAGTGACGAACACTGGTGAGCTTGGCGATCTGCGAGCCCGCGAGTTCCTGGCGCAACAGTCCGGCCATCTGGCCGTCACGATTCTGCTCGACCACGTAGATGCGATCGTGCGCGTCGATGAACTCCCCGATCTCGGGCGTGAACGGATACGCACGGATGCGGAGGTACGACGTCTCGACACCCGATTCGTCGCGCAACTGATCGCGACTCTCGACGATGGCCCAGTGCGACGTCCCGTAACCGATGATGCCGATTCGCGCCTCAGCCTGCTGGTCGATCTCGGGCTGTGGCACGTACGTGCGCGCGGTCTCGAACTTGCGCAGCAACCGGTCGATGTTGTCGGTGTAGTCGTCGGTCTTCTCGCTGTACTGCGCCTTGGCGTTGTGCCCGGAGCCGCGCGTGAAGAAGGACGGGCCGAACTGCCCCGGCAGGGTGCGATACGGGATGCCGTCGCCGTCGACGTCCTTGTAGCGGCCCCACTCGCCGATCGCCTGGAGCACTTCGGGTGTCAGCACCTTGCCCCGATCGAGCGGTGCCTCGGGGTACGGGAACGGCTCGGCCATCCAGTTGTTCATCCCGAGGTCGAGGTCGGTCATCACGAAGATCGGCGTCTGGAACCGCTCCGCGAGATCGAACGCCTCGATGCTCATGCTGTAGCACTCGCCGACCGAAGCCGGCAGGAGCAGGATGTGCTTGGTGTCGCCGTGCGACAACCCCGCGGCAAAGGCGATGTCGCCCTGGGCGGTGCGGGTCGGCAGGCCCGTGGACGGGCCGACGCGTTGCACGTCGAAGATCACCGCCGGCAACTCCGCGTAGTACGCCAGTCCGGAGAACTCGGACATCAGCGAAATGCCGGGCCCGGAGGTCGACGTCATCGAGCGCGCGCCCGCCCACGAGGCGCCGACCACCATGCCGAGCGCGGCGATCTCGTCCTCGGCCTGGACGACGGCAAACGTCGCCTTGCCGGTCTCGGGATCCATGCGGTACTTGCGCAGGTAGTCGATCAGCGTCTCGCACAACGATGAGGACGGCGTGATCGGGTACCAGGCGACGACGGTGACGCCGGCCATCAGGCAGCCGAGGGCGGCGGCCTCGTTGCCCTCGATCAGGATCAGGCCTCGCGTCTGGGCCATTCGCGAGACGGCAAACGGCACGGGGCGATCGGCGAAGTGCTCGCTCGCGTAGGTAAAGCCCGCCTGCAGCGCGGCGAGGTTGAGCGCCAGCGCCTTGGCCTTCTTCTTCATCTGCCGGGTCAGCGCCTTGTCCATCTCGGCGAGATCGATGCCGAGCAGGCGCGACAGGACGCCGTCGTAGATCATGTTGCGCACGAGACGGCGCAGGCGCGCGTCCGGGCAGACCTCGGCGACGATCTTGTCGAACGGGACCGGGTAGAAGGCGAGATCCGAGCGGACCTGGTCCAGCTTGAGCGTCTCGTCATACACCACCGCACCGCCCGCCTCGAGCGACCGCACGTCCTCCTGCGCGGTCTCCGGGTTCATCGCGACGAGGAGGTCGATCTCCTTCTTGCGGGCGATGTAGCCGTGCCGGTTGGCGCGGATGGTGTACCAGGTCGGTAGCCCGGCGATGTTGGACGGAAAGAGGTTCTTGCCGGAGACCGGCACACCCATCTGGAAAATCGATCGCAGCAGGACCAGGTTGGCGGTCTGGCTGCCCGAGCCGTTGACCGTGGCGACCTGGATGCTGAAGTCGTTGACGCGGGTGGGCGACGCGATGGCTGCCGGCTCGGCCAGCAGGTCGGAGGAAGCCATGGGAGATCTGCCTCGAGTGGATCAGGGGCGCGAACACGCGAGCCGCGTGCGAGTGCCCAACCGGTCGATGATACCACGCGACGCGTCCAATTGGTTCAGTTCGCTACTAGAGCTGGGGGCTCCTGATGGCCGATGCACCACCTGAGGGGCGCAGCGATTGAACTGCCATGAGGCGATGGACGGCCGGGACGGCCGTCCCTACCTAACCCATGGGTAAGGCAGGGACCGCTCTCCGAGCGGTCCTGCTCCCCGGCGTGTCGAACGCTACAAGCGGCTCGCGATCGCCTGACCAATGTCGGCCGGGCTCTGCACGACCGTCACGCCTGCCGCCGACAAGGCGGCCATCTTCTCGCTGGCCGTGCCCTTGCCGCCCGAGATGATCGCGCCCGCGTGGCCCATGCGGCGGCCCGGGGGTGCCGTCTGGCCGGCGATGAAGCCGACGACGGGCTTCTTGAAGTTGGCCTGGATCCAGGCAGCGGCTTCCTGTTCGGCCGAACCGCCGATTTCGCCGATCATCACCACGGCCTCGGTCTGGTCGTCCTTGGCGAAGAGTTCGAGCGCGTCGATGAACGTCGTGCCGATCAGCGGATCGCCGCCGATGCCGATGCACGTCGTCTGGCCGAGCCCGAGCTTCGTGAGCTGGTGAATCGCCTCGTAGGTCAGCGTGCCGCTCTTGGAGACGATGCCGACGCGGCCCTCGGTACAGATGTGCCCCGGGATGATGCCGGCCTTGGCCTGCCCTGCCGTGATCAAGCCCGGGCAGTTCGGTCCGATGAGTCGCGACGGCTTGCCCTTCATGAAGTGCAGGGCCTTCATCGTGTCGAGGACCGGAATGCCTTCGGTGATGCAGACGATGAGCGCGATGCCGGCGTCGGCGGCTTCCATGATCGCGTCGGCGGCAAACGGCGGCGGCACGAAGATCACCGAGGCATTGGCGCCGGCCTTCGCGACGGCGTCGGCAACGGTGTTGTAGACCGGGAATCCTTCGTGGTCGGTGCCGCCCTTGCCGGGCGTGACACCGCCGACGACGTGGGTGCCGTAGGCCGCGGCGGCCTTGGCGTGGAACGTTCCTTCGCGCCCGGTGAGGCCCTGGACGATGAGGCGAGTCGACTTGTCGATCAGTACAGCCATGGCAGTGTCCGGTGATCCTTTAGCGCGCGAGGGCGACGACCTTGTCGGCCGCCTCGCCCATGGTGTCGGCCGTCGTGAAGTTGAGTCCGCTCTCGCGCAGCATGGCCTTGCCCTGCTCCACGTTGGTGCCTTCCATGCGGATGACGATCGGCACAGGCACGCCGAGTTCCTTGACCGCGGCGATGACCCCGGCCGCGAGCACGTCGCAGCGCAGGATGCCGCCGAAGATGTTGATCAGGACCGCCTTGACGTTCTTGTCCGACATCAGGATGCGGAAGGCGTTCTTGATCTGCTCGGCGTTGGCGCCGCCGCCGACGTCGAGGAAGTTGGCGGGCTGGCCGCCGGCCAGCTTGATGATGTCCATCGTCGCCATCGCCAGCCCGGCGCCGTTGACCATGCAGCCGATCGTGCCGTCGAGGCGGATGTAGTTCAGCGAGAACTTGCTGGCCTCGATCTCGAGCGGGTCTTCCTCGGCCAGGTCGCGCAGGTCACGGAACTCGGCGTGCTTGTAGAGCGCGTTGTCGTCGAAGGTCACCTTGGCGTCGAGGGCGATGAGGTCGCCGCTCTCGGTGACAATCAGCGGATTGATCTCGATCATCGACGCATCGGTCGCGACAAACGTCTCGTAGATCTGCTGCATCACCTTGACGGCCTTGTTCACGTGGGCCGGTGCGAGACCGATGCCGAACGCGAGCTGGCGCGCCTGGAAGGCGGTGAGGCCGGTCACCGGACTGATGGCGACCTTCTTGATCGCATCGGGGTTGTGCTCGGCGACCTCCTCGATGTCCATGCCGCCCTCGGCGCTGGCCATCAGGATCGGACAGCCGGCGGCCCGGTCGACCAGGAGCCCGAGATACAGCTCCTTGGCGATCTTCACGCCTTCCTCGATGAGCAGGCGCTCGACCTTCCGGCCGTCGGGGCCGGTCTGGTGAGTGACCAGGGTCATGCCGAGGATCTGCTTGGCCGACTCCTCGGCAGCTGCCGCATCCTTGACGACCTTGACGCCGCCGCCCTTGCCGCGTCCGCCGGCGTGAATCTGGGCCTTCACGACGGTTACGCCGCCGCCAAGGCGCCGGGCGATCGCACCGGCCTCGTCGGCCGTGAACGCAACTTCCCCGCGGGGCACCGGCACGCCGTGCCGGGCCAGGATGGCCTTTGCCTGATACTCGTGAATCTTCACCGGAGTTCCTTGAACGTGGTGGACCGTGGCGCCAACAACAGGGTGAGCCGGGGAGCGGAAGCGATCGGGACCGCGGCAGCGTCCCTATCATTAGGGAGCCGGAGGGGATGGTCAAGCCTGAGGTCCGCCGGACGTTGCCGGACGAGCGCGAGGCGGGATACCATTCCGTCGGTTCGGGCGGCCATGCACCTCACGGGGATGCCCATCCACCAGCGTTGCGCCCTACGCCAGATGTCATCCGACAGTTCAGTGCCTACCTCGACGCACCCGGACGCTTGCCCAGGCGAGACGGGCTGCGGAGTCTGACATGTCCAGTCGTCCTTCCTTCTTTTCGTCCACGGTCGGCTCCAAGATCCTCATCGGGCTCACGGGCCTGCTGCTCTTCGGGTTCCTGATCGCTCACCTGTTGGGCAACCTGTCGCTGCTGGCCGGGGCGAACGCGTTCAACCTGTACGCCTACAAACTGGAGAGCCTGGGGCCGCTGATCTACATGGCCGAAGCGGGCCTGCTCGCCATCTTCCTGGTCCACATCGTGAAGACGCTCGGGATGTACCGCCTGAACTCGGCGGCGCGTCCGGCGCGCTACCAGGAAAAGAAGTGGGCTGGCCACACGAGCCGCAAGACCTGGTCGTCGACGACGATGGCGCTCACGGGCCTGTTCATCCTCGTCTTCGTGGTCGTGCACGTGCGCACGTTCAAGTTCGGCCCCTGGTACGTGGAGCAGGACACGGGCCACCGCGACCTGTACCGGCTGGTCGCCGAGATCTACCGGAATCCCCTGTACACCGGCTTCTACGTGGTCGCGATGGGCCTCATCGGCATGCACCTCAATCACGGCATCTCGAGTGCGGCCCAGTCGCTCGGCCTGTCGAACGAGCGCCTGTCGCGCAACCTGGTGCTCGGTGGCCGCGTCCTGGCCGTGCTGATTGCCGGCGGGTTTGCCATCCTGCCGATCTACATGTACTTCGCTCACCAGGTGGCCCAGTGATGACGCTCGACAGCAAGATTCCAGGTGGTCCCATCGAAAGCAAGTGGGACCGTCACAAGTTCGAATCCAAGCTGGTGAACCCGGCCAACCGCCGCAAGCTCACCGTCCTGTGCGTGGGCACGGGACTGGCGGGAGCCTCGGCCTCGGCCGCGCTCGGCGAGCTCGGCTACAACGTCATCACGTTCTGCATCCACGACAGCCCGCGCCGCGCCCACTCGATCGCCGCGCAGGGCGGCATCAACGCCGCCAAGAACTACCGCAACGACGGCGACAGCATCTACCGGCTGTTCTACGACACGGTCAAGGGCGGCGACTATCGCGCCCGCGAAGCCAACGTCTTCCGGCTCGCGCAGGTGAGCGTCGACATCATCGATCAGTGCGTCGCCCAGGGCGTGCCGTTCGCGCGCGAGTACGGCGGCCTGCTCGACAATCGCTCCTTCGGTGGGGCGCAGGTGTCGCGCACGTTCTACGCGCGCGGTCAGACCGGCCAGCAGTTGCTGATCGGTGCCTACCAGTCGATGATGCGGCAGGTCGACGCAGGCACCGTCAAGCTGATGCCGCAGCGCGAAATGCTCGACGTCGTCATCATCGACGGCCAGGCCCGCGGCATCATCACGCGTAACCTCGCCACCGGTGAACTGGAGAAGTGGGCGGGCGACGCCGTGCTGCTCGCGACGGGGGGCTACGGGACGGCCTACTACCTGTCCACCAACGCGGTGAACTGCAACGTCACGGCCGCGTGGCGCGCGCACAAGCGGGGCGCCCTCTTCGCCAATCCCTGCTTCACGCAGATCCACCCGACGTGCATCCCGGTGTCAGGCGACCACCAGAGCAAGCTCACGCTGATGAGCGAGAGCCTGCGCAACGACGGACGCGTCTGGGTGCCCAGGAACACGGGCGACAAACGACCGCCGCAGCAGATCCCGGAAGCCGATCGCGACTACTACCTCGAACGGCGGTATCCGAGCTTCGGCAACCTGGTGCCCCGTGACGTCGCGTCACGCGCCGCCAAGCTGGTGTGCGACGAAGGCCAGGGCGTCGGCGAAACGGGCCTTGCCGTGTACCTGGACTTCGCCGACTCGATCCACCGGCTCGGCAAGGACGTGATCAAGCAGCGGTACGGCAACCTGTTCGACATGTACCAGAAGATCACCGACGACAACCCGTACGAAGTGCCGATGCGGATCTTCCCCGCCGTGCACTACACGATGGGTGGCCTGTGGGTGGACTACAACCTGATGAGCACCATTCCGGGCCTGCACGTGCTGGGGGAAGCGAACTTCTCCGATCACGGCGCCAATCGCCTCGGCGCGAGCGCGCTGATGCAGGGGTTGGCCGATGGCTACTTCGTCATCCCGTACACGCTCGGTCACTACCTGGCGGGCACGAAGTTGCCCAAGGTCACGACCGATCACGACGCGTTTGCCCAGGCAGCCAGCAACGCGCAGGGACAAATCTCGCGCCTGCTCGCGATCAAGGGCAAGAAGACCCCGCGCGAACTGCACCGTGAACTCGGGCGAGTGGTCTGGGACCACGTGGGGATGTCGCGCACCGCCGACGGCCTGAAGAAGGCGCTGACCGAGATCCCGCGGATCCGCGACGAGTTCTGGCAGAACGTCTCCGTGCCTGGTGAGCCCAACAACATGAACAAGAACCTCGAGTACGCCGGTCGTGTGGCCGACTACCTCGAGTTCGCGGAATTGCTGGCACTCGACGCACTGACACGCGAAGAGTCGTGCGGCGGTCATTTCCGCGAGGAATACCAGACGCCCGACAACGAGGCGCAGCGCGACGACGAGCACTTCACCCACGCAGCTGCGTGGGAGTTCACGGGTGTGGGTCAGGCGCCGGTCCGGCACGTCGAGCAGCTCTCGTTCGACTACGTCAAGCCGAGTCAGCGGTCGTACAAATAGGCGGGAACCGGGCGCCGCGTACCGGGTTGGTAGGGCCGGCTCTCCGAGCCGGCCGTCTCCGCGGATCGCGGATCGGGAACCGGATCCGGGAATCGGGATTCGGGACGCGGGATTCGAAGGACACGTAGGCGTCGACCTTCAGGTCGACGCGGAGCGCGCAGGCTGCAGGCCACAGGCCGCAGGCTGCTCTTGGTGAGCAGGCAACGATGGCACTGAATCTGACATTGCGCGTGTGGCGGCAGCCGGGGCCCACCGCCCCGGGGCGCCTGGTCGAGTACAAGGCCGACGACATCTCGCCCGACATGTCGTTCCTCGAAATGCTGGACGTGATCAACGAGGGCCTCATCCGCAAGGGCGAGGAACCGATCTCGTTCGACTCGGATTGCCGCGAAGGCATCTGCGGGGCCTGCGGCTGCATGATCAACGGCGTGGCGCACGGCCCGGACGCGGGCACCACGGTCTGTCAGTTGCACATGCGGCGCTTCCGCAATGGCGACACGATCACCATCGAGCCGTGGCGAGCCGCGGCATTCCCCGTGGTCAAGGACCTGGTTGTCGACCGCAGTTCACTCGACCGTGTCGTTGGCGCAGGCGGCTACATCTCGATGAACGTCGGCGCGGCGCCCGACGCCAATGCCATTCCGGTGCCCAAGCCGGTGGCCGATACGGCATTCGACGCCGCGGCGTGCATCCAGTGCGGCGCCTGCGTGGCGGCCTGCAAGAACGCCTCGGCGGCACTCTTCACGTCGGCCAAGATCGCGCACCTCAACCTGCTGCCGCAGGGGCAGGCCGAGAAGCATCGGCGCACGGTGCGGATGGTCGAGCAGATGGACATGGAGGGCTTCGGTGCGTGCTCCAACGAGGGCGAGTGCGAGGCCGTGTGCCCGAAGGAAATCAAGATCAGCAACATCGCGAAGATGAATCGCGATTACTTCAAGGCCCAACTGGCGGCTCGCTGACGCTCGCCACACATCGGCCTTCGCCACGGCTACGGCGGACAGGTCGTCGGCGCCTTCGCTGTCCGGCCTTCGGCCTTCAAAAAATCAAGGGCAGCCTCGGGATCCCGGGACTGCCCTTTTCTTCTTCTCACGTAGCCTGCAGGCCGTAGGCTGCAGGCCGTCGGCTATGCGCTACACGCCGATCACCGAGGTGAGTTCCTTCACGGCCGCCGCGGAC includes:
- a CDS encoding 2-oxoacid:acceptor oxidoreductase subunit alpha; translated protein: MASSDLLAEPAAIASPTRVNDFSIQVATVNGSGSQTANLVLLRSIFQMGVPVSGKNLFPSNIAGLPTWYTIRANRHGYIARKKEIDLLVAMNPETAQEDVRSLEAGGAVVYDETLKLDQVRSDLAFYPVPFDKIVAEVCPDARLRRLVRNMIYDGVLSRLLGIDLAEMDKALTRQMKKKAKALALNLAALQAGFTYASEHFADRPVPFAVSRMAQTRGLILIEGNEAAALGCLMAGVTVVAWYPITPSSSLCETLIDYLRKYRMDPETGKATFAVVQAEDEIAALGMVVGASWAGARSMTSTSGPGISLMSEFSGLAYYAELPAVIFDVQRVGPSTGLPTRTAQGDIAFAAGLSHGDTKHILLLPASVGECYSMSIEAFDLAERFQTPIFVMTDLDLGMNNWMAEPFPYPEAPLDRGKVLTPEVLQAIGEWGRYKDVDGDGIPYRTLPGQFGPSFFTRGSGHNAKAQYSEKTDDYTDNIDRLLRKFETARTYVPQPEIDQQAEARIGIIGYGTSHWAIVESRDQLRDESGVETSYLRIRAYPFTPEIGEFIDAHDRIYVVEQNRDGQMAGLLRQELAGSQIAKLTSVRHYNGLPIDARSVTQEIRAHEARMAMPPETSPEDAIVGAEEAV
- a CDS encoding antitoxin Xre/MbcA/ParS toxin-binding domain-containing protein, which codes for MAPAHARPRYPRTAVPAVGLPDLSTRETRERLSPAALRGFFSIMDRWQVRDDIARQLLGGISNGTFYEMKRDASRVCSADELTRVSYLIGIFKALNVLNGEALADAWMQLPNINRLFGGGTPLEYVTRGGIPAMDQVRRLLDARRGV
- a CDS encoding DUF2905 family protein, with product MARTLVVVGLIVAAIGALMLLGLPLGRLPGDIVVSRGRGTFYFPIVTCIVVSVLLTLILSLFRR
- a CDS encoding 2-oxoacid:ferredoxin oxidoreductase subunit beta; this translates as MSTPAVPTPPKKVNRINLEPATYRGAKTTLCAGCGHNAISERIIDAFYEMGVEPTRVLKLSGIGCSSKSPAYFLGTAHGFNSVHGRMPSVATGALMANKTMLGIGVSGDGDTGAIGVGQFVHLMRRNLPLIYIVEDNGCYGLTKGQFSPLADVGSTLKNGVVNDLPPIDICALAIELGATFVARSFSGDKKQLLSILKAAISHKGTCMIDVISPCVTFNDHEGSTKSYAYAKDHDEPVNEISFVPFFEDISVEYEEGSATPVKMHDGSTLVLRKLDSSYNTTDKLEAIRTLHETVRRGEFATGMIYLQPDATDFLSLLNLVDEPLALLPQARTRPGKAVLDEIMEKHR
- the sucC gene encoding ADP-forming succinate--CoA ligase subunit beta, producing the protein MKIHEYQAKAILARHGVPVPRGEVAFTADEAGAIARRLGGGVTVVKAQIHAGGRGKGGGVKVVKDAAAAEESAKQILGMTLVTHQTGPDGRKVERLLIEEGVKIAKELYLGLLVDRAAGCPILMASAEGGMDIEEVAEHNPDAIKKVAISPVTGLTAFQARQLAFGIGLAPAHVNKAVKVMQQIYETFVATDASMIEINPLIVTESGDLIALDAKVTFDDNALYKHAEFRDLRDLAEEDPLEIEASKFSLNYIRLDGTIGCMVNGAGLAMATMDIIKLAGGQPANFLDVGGGANAEQIKNAFRILMSDKNVKAVLINIFGGILRCDVLAAGVIAAVKELGVPVPIVIRMEGTNVEQGKAMLRESGLNFTTADTMGEAADKVVALAR
- a CDS encoding succinate dehydrogenase cytochrome b subunit encodes the protein MSSRPSFFSSTVGSKILIGLTGLLLFGFLIAHLLGNLSLLAGANAFNLYAYKLESLGPLIYMAEAGLLAIFLVHIVKTLGMYRLNSAARPARYQEKKWAGHTSRKTWSSTTMALTGLFILVFVVVHVRTFKFGPWYVEQDTGHRDLYRLVAEIYRNPLYTGFYVVAMGLIGMHLNHGISSAAQSLGLSNERLSRNLVLGGRVLAVLIAGGFAILPIYMYFAHQVAQ
- the ndk gene encoding nucleoside-diphosphate kinase, producing MERTFAIIKPDAVKNGVIGRILARIEQEGFRIVAMRLQHLSKREAEGFYAVHSARPFFGGLTDFMSSGPCVLLCLEAPDAIKTWRTLMGATNPANAEPGTMRKEFGASIDNNATHGSDAPETAAFELGYFFRGLEL
- the dcd gene encoding dCTP deaminase, with the translated sequence MSIKADKWIRRMALEHGMIEPFEDRQVREGVVSYGLSSYGYDIRVADEFKIFTNINNTVIDPKNFDPRSFVDIRTDVCIVPPNSFALARTIEYFRIPRDILTVCLGKSTYARCGIIVNVTPFEPEWEGYVTLEISNTTPLPARIYANEGIAQVLFFQGDEPCEVSYADKKGKYLKQVGVTLPKL
- a CDS encoding RES family NAD+ phosphorylase codes for the protein MSEDAVLPRTHEVRVRDAHRLVPSRYSDESVLTRLTADVADLQALFELDGATNARLVAETRGVAGIGPDELLAGVPYAHIVNAAFCHPLPEGGRFNGPERGAWYAGLAVETSHAEVAFHKQVQLEEIGWNAREVVTYDDYLADVSADVHDVRRDRRFRGCLAPDSYVASQALAERLLLAGSLGIVYPSVRHAGGTCLACFRPAIVTHVRRDATWRFTWEDGALQDVARERRRTRR
- the sucD gene encoding succinate--CoA ligase subunit alpha, giving the protein MAVLIDKSTRLIVQGLTGREGTFHAKAAAAYGTHVVGGVTPGKGGTDHEGFPVYNTVADAVAKAGANASVIFVPPPFAADAIMEAADAGIALIVCITEGIPVLDTMKALHFMKGKPSRLIGPNCPGLITAGQAKAGIIPGHICTEGRVGIVSKSGTLTYEAIHQLTKLGLGQTTCIGIGGDPLIGTTFIDALELFAKDDQTEAVVMIGEIGGSAEQEAAAWIQANFKKPVVGFIAGQTAPPGRRMGHAGAIISGGKGTASEKMAALSAAGVTVVQSPADIGQAIASRL